A region of Veillonellaceae bacterium DNA encodes the following proteins:
- a CDS encoding ABC transporter substrate-binding protein, with the protein MVGKSWKKILAVGICGLMAAGVIAGCGNNSGSSGNSGKMKVGVVQIVQHPALDESNKGFVDALNESGLKDKIEIDQQNAQGDQSNLRSIANRFVSGDYKLIAAISTPAAQAMANATNKIPIICTAIADFENAKLMKSEKQPDSNVTGTHDRGPLDKQVALIKEIQPNIKKLGIIYNSSEINSVIQAQKLKDACKPLGIDVVELTVNSVNDVQQVAEGFLGGKVDAIFVPTDNIIASSIPTLMSVANKEKIPVYGAEQGHVKSGVLASESISFYDIGHRAGEMAAEILKGNKTVKDFPVEGADKSKLYINKNEMDTLGIKIPQSVLDRAEMV; encoded by the coding sequence ATGGTAGGAAAAAGTTGGAAGAAAATCTTAGCTGTCGGGATTTGCGGATTAATGGCAGCAGGTGTAATCGCAGGCTGTGGAAACAACTCCGGGAGCTCTGGAAACAGCGGTAAAATGAAGGTTGGCGTTGTACAGATCGTGCAGCATCCTGCACTGGATGAATCCAACAAGGGCTTTGTCGATGCATTAAATGAAAGCGGACTGAAGGACAAAATCGAAATAGACCAGCAGAATGCGCAGGGAGATCAGTCGAACCTCAGATCGATTGCTAACAGATTTGTATCTGGCGACTACAAGCTTATTGCGGCCATTTCAACGCCTGCAGCACAGGCTATGGCCAATGCAACAAATAAAATTCCGATCATCTGCACCGCAATTGCAGATTTTGAAAATGCAAAACTGATGAAGTCTGAAAAACAGCCTGACAGCAATGTGACCGGGACTCATGACAGAGGTCCGCTCGATAAGCAGGTTGCTTTGATCAAGGAAATTCAGCCGAATATCAAGAAATTAGGAATCATCTATAATTCAAGTGAAATCAATTCAGTGATTCAGGCTCAGAAACTTAAAGATGCCTGCAAGCCATTAGGCATTGATGTTGTTGAACTGACCGTAAATAGTGTCAATGATGTGCAGCAGGTTGCCGAAGGCTTCCTGGGCGGAAAAGTAGATGCAATTTTCGTGCCAACGGATAATATTATTGCTTCTTCTATTCCGACACTCATGTCAGTTGCCAATAAGGAAAAGATTCCGGTATACGGCGCTGAGCAGGGACATGTAAAATCTGGTGTTCTGGCTTCTGAATCAATCAGCTTCTATGATATCGGGCACCGTGCCGGTGAAATGGCTGCTGAAATCCTCAAGGGAAACAAGACGGTGAAAGACTTCCCTGTTGAAGGTGCCGACAAATCTAAGTTATACATCAATAAGAATGAAATGGACACGCTCGGGATCAAGATTCCTCAATCGGTTCTTGACAGAGCTGAAATGGTCTGA
- the uvrA gene encoding excinuclease ABC subunit UvrA, with the protein MEKGIVIQGARQNNLKNINLTLPRNQLIVFTGLSGSGKSSLAFDTIYAEGQRKYVESLSAYARQFLGQMNKPDIDKISGLSPAISIDQKSTSHNPRSTVGTVTEIHDYLRMLYAHASRAFCPNCGKPIQRQTIDQIVDALEALGDRTKLLILGPVAVGKKGTHKKLLEELRKEGYVRVRIDGEVVVLNDDIDLEKNKKHTIEVVVDRIIIKEGITQRLTDSVEAALKLGDGMMVAGVIGGKDHIFSTHFACPECRISLPKPEPRIFSFNNPLGACPACTGLGASLEADFSRILPEHGLSFRLGAIKPFPYNKESWLYKQLDAFLKSYGLGMDNCFDDLPEKAQMEFEFGGTELLTFQYTNQDGETKTYQRTFEGIVPMTKRRYEEAWTEKMKETLSNYLIEKPCPVCHGARLRPESLAFRVGNKNIAELSAMPVADLIPFLENLDLTEKEKVIADQILREVKGRLSFLSNVGLEYLTLSRNAMTLSGGEAQRIRLATQIGSGLVGVLYILDEPSIGLHQRDNDRLLATLKGMRDLGNTLIVVEHDEDTIRTADWVVDIGPGAGEKGGYVVAEGTPEDVKNTPGSITGAYLRGEKYIPLPESRRKGNGLYLTIRGATEHNLKNIDVKIPLGEMTVVTGESGSGKSTLINEILYQGLSNIKNHTSYGTGAYKSMEGTEYIDKVIDIDQQPIGRTPRSNPATYTGIFTDIRELFSQTSEAKMRGYKPGRFSFNIKGGRCEACHGDGIIKIEMQFLSDVYVPCEVCHGARYNRETLEVRYKGKNISDVLNMTVDEAIPFFENHDKILRKLLTLQEVGLGYIRLGQPATTMSGGEAQRVKLATELMRRGTGDTLYILDEPTTGLHSEDIRKLLIVLQKLVDQGNTVVIIEHNLDVAKVADYIIDLGPEGGDKGGEVVAEGTPEEICQVPRSYTGQYLKPVIDRTIEIMKGHKDDRSQ; encoded by the coding sequence ATGGAAAAAGGAATTGTTATACAAGGGGCCCGTCAGAATAACCTGAAGAATATTAATCTGACACTCCCCAGAAATCAATTGATAGTATTTACCGGACTTTCCGGATCCGGGAAGTCTTCACTTGCTTTTGATACGATTTATGCGGAAGGACAGAGAAAATATGTAGAATCTCTCTCTGCCTATGCCCGTCAGTTTCTCGGACAGATGAATAAGCCGGATATTGATAAGATTTCCGGCCTGTCTCCTGCCATATCCATCGATCAGAAATCAACGAGCCATAATCCAAGATCCACTGTAGGCACGGTTACCGAGATTCATGATTATCTGCGTATGCTGTATGCGCACGCCAGCAGAGCTTTCTGCCCGAATTGCGGAAAGCCGATACAGCGCCAGACCATCGACCAGATCGTGGATGCACTGGAGGCATTGGGCGACCGCACAAAGCTTCTTATTTTAGGGCCGGTAGCTGTCGGGAAAAAGGGGACACATAAGAAGCTGCTGGAAGAGCTCAGGAAAGAAGGGTATGTCAGGGTACGAATCGACGGCGAAGTCGTCGTCCTGAATGATGACATTGATCTGGAGAAGAATAAGAAGCATACCATTGAAGTGGTAGTAGACAGGATCATCATCAAAGAGGGAATTACACAGCGCCTGACTGATTCTGTTGAGGCAGCTCTTAAGCTGGGAGACGGAATGATGGTTGCCGGGGTGATTGGCGGTAAAGACCACATTTTCAGTACGCATTTTGCATGTCCGGAATGCAGGATTTCACTGCCTAAGCCTGAACCCAGGATTTTCTCATTCAACAATCCTCTTGGCGCATGTCCTGCATGCACGGGACTCGGAGCTTCCCTGGAAGCTGATTTCAGCCGTATTCTTCCAGAACACGGTCTGTCATTCCGTCTGGGTGCCATCAAGCCATTTCCATACAATAAGGAAAGCTGGCTCTATAAGCAGCTGGATGCATTCCTTAAATCGTATGGGCTGGGGATGGACAACTGCTTTGATGATCTGCCGGAAAAGGCACAGATGGAATTTGAGTTCGGCGGTACAGAGCTCCTGACATTCCAATATACGAATCAGGACGGTGAAACGAAGACATATCAGCGGACATTTGAAGGAATTGTCCCCATGACGAAACGGCGCTATGAGGAAGCATGGACGGAGAAGATGAAGGAAACTCTGTCCAACTATCTCATTGAAAAACCGTGTCCTGTCTGCCATGGCGCACGTCTCAGGCCTGAAAGCCTTGCGTTCCGTGTCGGAAATAAGAATATTGCCGAACTGTCCGCTATGCCGGTTGCCGATTTGATTCCTTTCCTAGAAAATCTTGATTTGACGGAAAAGGAGAAGGTCATTGCAGATCAGATCCTCCGGGAGGTAAAAGGCCGCTTAAGCTTCTTATCCAATGTCGGTCTGGAATACCTCACGCTCTCAAGAAATGCGATGACACTTTCCGGCGGGGAAGCGCAGCGCATCCGTCTTGCTACGCAGATAGGGTCCGGACTTGTGGGTGTCCTGTATATATTGGATGAACCGTCCATCGGACTCCATCAAAGGGATAACGACCGGCTTCTTGCTACTCTTAAAGGAATGCGTGACCTGGGAAATACCCTGATCGTAGTAGAGCATGATGAGGATACGATCCGTACGGCAGACTGGGTCGTTGATATCGGGCCTGGGGCAGGAGAAAAAGGCGGATATGTTGTTGCTGAGGGCACGCCAGAAGATGTAAAGAATACACCTGGTTCCATAACCGGGGCTTATCTGAGAGGCGAAAAATATATACCGCTTCCTGAAAGCAGGAGGAAGGGAAACGGACTGTACCTTACAATTCGCGGGGCAACAGAACACAACCTGAAAAATATAGATGTAAAAATCCCGCTTGGAGAGATGACGGTTGTCACAGGCGAATCAGGATCAGGCAAAAGTACCCTGATCAACGAGATCCTCTACCAGGGACTGTCAAATATCAAAAACCATACATCATATGGAACCGGTGCCTACAAGAGTATGGAGGGAACCGAATATATTGATAAAGTCATTGACATAGATCAGCAGCCGATCGGGCGTACACCCCGGTCGAATCCGGCAACTTATACGGGAATCTTTACAGATATCAGGGAACTATTCAGCCAGACTTCAGAAGCCAAAATGAGAGGGTATAAGCCTGGAAGATTCAGCTTCAACATCAAGGGCGGACGATGCGAAGCTTGTCATGGCGACGGCATCATCAAAATTGAAATGCAGTTCCTTTCGGATGTCTATGTTCCCTGTGAAGTCTGTCACGGGGCAAGGTATAACAGAGAAACTCTTGAAGTACGGTATAAAGGGAAAAATATCTCAGACGTACTGAACATGACAGTTGATGAAGCCATTCCGTTTTTTGAGAATCATGACAAGATTCTTCGCAAGCTCTTAACGCTGCAGGAAGTCGGACTGGGTTATATCCGTCTTGGACAGCCGGCTACCACGATGTCCGGCGGCGAGGCGCAGCGTGTAAAGCTGGCTACGGAACTGATGAGAAGAGGAACGGGTGATACCCTTTACATCCTCGATGAGCCGACTACAGGACTTCATAGTGAAGATATACGCAAACTGCTTATCGTACTGCAGAAGCTGGTCGATCAGGGGAATACGGTTGTCATTATCGAACATAATCTCGATGTGGCAAAGGTAGCTGACTATATTATCGATCTCGGCCCTGAGGGTGGCGATAAAGGCGGTGAAGTTGTTGCAGAAGGAACTCCTGAGGAAATCTGTCAGGTTCCCAGATCTTATACCGGCCAATATTTGAAGCCTGTCATCGACCGGACCATAGAAATAATGAAGGGGCATAAGGATGATAGAAGTCAATGA
- the rpmF gene encoding 50S ribosomal protein L32, with protein MPVPKTKSSRSRRDKRRANWKLTVPGLVECPQCHAMKKPHHVCPVCGFYKGKQVITKTVEG; from the coding sequence ATGCCGGTTCCGAAGACAAAAAGTTCTAGATCCCGTCGTGATAAAAGACGTGCTAATTGGAAGCTGACTGTTCCGGGTCTTGTGGAATGCCCACAGTGCCACGCAATGAAAAAACCTCATCATGTATGCCCGGTATGCGGTTTCTATAAAGGCAAACAAGTCATTACAAAAACTGTAGAAGGTTAA
- the rpsO gene encoding 30S ribosomal protein S15: protein MMLTNEVKKEIIEQYAVHEGDTGSPEVQIAILSKRIALLTEHLKMHKKDHHSRRGLLKMVGQRRNMLDYLRRKDIERYRTLGQKLGLRLK, encoded by the coding sequence ATTATGCTTACAAACGAAGTAAAGAAAGAAATTATCGAACAGTATGCTGTTCATGAAGGCGACACCGGATCTCCGGAAGTACAGATCGCAATTCTCTCCAAGAGAATCGCTCTTCTGACCGAACATCTGAAGATGCACAAGAAAGATCATCATTCCCGCCGCGGACTGCTGAAAATGGTTGGTCAGCGTAGAAACATGCTTGACTACCTCCGCCGCAAGGATATTGAACGTTACAGAACTCTTGGACAGAAACTCGGATTACGTCTGAAATGA
- the uvrC gene encoding excinuclease ABC subunit UvrC — MIEVNDKIRAKVEALPDSPGVYRWKDKDGRIIYVGKAKNLKNRVRSYVREDKNRSPKVAAMIRHADDLDITMTGSEMEALILECNLIKEIHPKYNISLRDDKSYPYVKITTGDEWPRVFVTRNIRRDDHAKYYGPFTDVGSLRKTLSVLRRYYPIRTCRSMKVPRPCLQYHLHLCCAPCFNYCTKEEYQRYVKTICDLFEGKSTELVKELQQKMEQASESLEYEKAAEFRNQIRAIQSVQQRQNIISNEGDFDVVGMARDGSHTGLEVFYIRYGRMVGKENFSIPESADEQDQDIITAFIKDFYAGNPMSVPKEIILPMMPKDSELLLEWLKQIKGTEVKMIVPERGFKRKLKDMAMANAKKYLSDKKLQWEYQDAREQGAVKKLKELLNLPRLPERMECFDISHNQGAETTGSMAVFEHGRPAKSEYRKFKLVTTQGHADDFKSMAEVMQRRYGNRKDWPEPDLIVLDGGLGQLHAALPVIRNAGCNAPVIGLAKRIEEIYVEGSDVPVVLDHHEPALQLLQFIRDEAHRFVITYHRNWTNKRNTESILDHVEGIGPTRRNALWHAFRSLDEMKKATEEELASVPGMNKKAAANLYRFFRLRKDEKQMVIAGIQADPSGANQP; from the coding sequence ATGATAGAAGTCAATGATAAAATCCGGGCTAAAGTCGAAGCACTTCCTGACTCGCCCGGTGTATATAGATGGAAAGATAAGGACGGCCGTATCATCTATGTCGGGAAAGCAAAGAACTTAAAGAACAGGGTTCGTTCCTATGTCAGAGAGGACAAGAACCGTTCGCCTAAAGTTGCAGCGATGATACGGCATGCTGATGATCTGGATATCACCATGACTGGATCTGAAATGGAAGCACTGATCCTGGAATGCAATCTGATCAAGGAAATACATCCTAAATATAATATTTCCTTGAGAGATGACAAGTCATATCCATACGTCAAAATCACGACGGGGGATGAATGGCCGCGTGTCTTCGTAACAAGGAATATACGAAGAGATGATCATGCTAAATATTACGGTCCGTTTACGGATGTAGGCAGCCTTCGAAAGACGCTGAGTGTTTTGCGGAGATACTATCCTATCCGTACATGCCGTTCTATGAAGGTGCCGCGCCCCTGCCTTCAGTACCACCTGCATCTTTGCTGCGCTCCGTGCTTCAATTACTGCACGAAGGAAGAATATCAGAGGTACGTAAAGACCATCTGTGACCTGTTTGAAGGCAAGAGCACAGAACTGGTAAAGGAATTGCAGCAGAAGATGGAGCAGGCATCCGAATCACTGGAATATGAGAAAGCTGCAGAATTCAGGAATCAGATCAGAGCAATTCAGAGCGTTCAGCAGAGACAGAACATCATCTCCAACGAAGGTGACTTTGATGTTGTCGGAATGGCAAGAGATGGAAGCCATACCGGTCTTGAAGTCTTTTATATCCGCTATGGCAGAATGGTTGGAAAAGAAAATTTCAGTATTCCGGAAAGTGCTGATGAGCAGGATCAGGACATTATTACAGCTTTTATCAAAGATTTCTATGCCGGGAATCCGATGTCCGTTCCAAAGGAAATTATTCTTCCCATGATGCCTAAGGACTCTGAGCTTCTGCTGGAATGGCTGAAGCAGATCAAAGGGACAGAAGTGAAGATGATTGTTCCTGAAAGAGGCTTCAAGAGGAAGCTGAAAGACATGGCTATGGCAAATGCCAAAAAATATCTTTCTGATAAGAAACTGCAGTGGGAATATCAGGATGCCAGAGAACAGGGCGCTGTTAAGAAGCTGAAGGAACTGCTGAATCTGCCTCGTCTTCCTGAGCGAATGGAATGTTTTGATATATCTCATAATCAGGGGGCCGAAACAACCGGCTCAATGGCTGTTTTCGAGCATGGACGTCCCGCAAAAAGTGAGTATCGCAAATTCAAACTGGTAACCACGCAGGGACATGCAGATGATTTCAAATCCATGGCAGAAGTGATGCAGCGAAGATATGGAAATAGAAAAGACTGGCCTGAACCGGATCTCATTGTTCTCGACGGCGGTCTTGGCCAGCTGCATGCGGCCCTTCCTGTAATCAGAAATGCAGGCTGCAATGCACCGGTCATCGGACTTGCGAAAAGAATAGAGGAAATCTATGTGGAAGGCAGTGATGTTCCTGTTGTGCTTGATCATCACGAACCTGCGCTGCAGCTTCTTCAGTTCATCCGCGATGAAGCGCACCGCTTCGTAATTACATATCATAGAAACTGGACGAATAAACGCAATACAGAGTCTATCCTTGATCATGTGGAGGGAATCGGACCAACACGAAGGAATGCCCTTTGGCATGCTTTTCGTTCCCTGGATGAGATGAAAAAGGCGACAGAAGAAGAACTGGCAAGCGTTCCCGGAATGAATAAGAAAGCAGCGGCCAACCTGTATCGCTTTTTCCGCTTGAGAAAAGATGAGAAGCAGATGGTGATTGCGGGGATACAGGCGGATCCTTCCGGGGCCAATCAGCCATGA
- a CDS encoding ABC transporter substrate-binding protein, which translates to MASKLKKLWWLMLVFALCNIAIALILFLGNKQKSPEESIKTIPQKSVYSIGILQSENLPEQDKMVAGALAGLESSGYANGERLHIEVINANGDDKKLERGAKKFSSNKKDLIIAVGTDSAKALAKVTKNIPVVGVGVYLFKSDEVFKSHENFTGISDTPLVLTQIRTAAQCFPVNKLGILYDPTDEDSVLQLKILRAVSEQKNISLFEVAFNPDQRPDIQIRKFLGNVNAVYIPEDPAVLKNFDAVVKILTPAGIPIIGEQIEMVKEGALISVSPSYYRMGFSGGRIAARLLSGNFLPENIPITRQIDPDMVINMKQADLLHIKLPSDVWQRARKLYLYDNQPARP; encoded by the coding sequence GTGGCCTCGAAACTTAAAAAGCTCTGGTGGCTTATGCTTGTTTTTGCACTTTGCAATATAGCAATAGCCTTAATTCTATTTTTGGGCAATAAGCAAAAATCTCCGGAGGAAAGTATAAAAACTATACCGCAGAAAAGCGTATACAGTATTGGTATTCTTCAATCCGAAAACCTGCCTGAACAGGATAAAATGGTAGCCGGGGCTTTAGCAGGATTGGAATCCAGCGGTTACGCGAACGGGGAGAGACTTCATATCGAAGTAATCAATGCCAATGGGGACGACAAGAAGCTTGAACGGGGCGCCAAGAAATTTTCCTCGAATAAAAAAGATCTTATTATAGCTGTCGGTACGGATTCGGCCAAGGCTCTTGCCAAAGTGACCAAAAACATACCGGTTGTAGGTGTTGGCGTATATCTTTTCAAAAGTGACGAGGTTTTCAAATCCCACGAAAACTTTACAGGCATATCGGATACCCCGCTGGTACTGACGCAAATAAGAACGGCAGCGCAGTGTTTTCCTGTGAATAAGCTTGGAATCCTGTACGATCCCACAGATGAGGATTCAGTGCTCCAGCTTAAGATTTTGAGGGCAGTTTCGGAACAGAAAAATATCAGTCTCTTTGAGGTTGCTTTTAACCCGGACCAGAGACCGGATATCCAGATCCGTAAATTTTTGGGCAATGTGAATGCTGTTTATATTCCGGAGGATCCTGCCGTACTTAAGAATTTTGATGCAGTTGTAAAAATTTTGACACCCGCGGGAATTCCTATTATCGGGGAACAGATAGAAATGGTGAAGGAAGGTGCTCTGATATCGGTCTCACCGTCCTATTACCGCATGGGATTCAGCGGGGGCAGAATTGCTGCCAGACTCTTAAGCGGGAATTTCCTGCCCGAGAACATTCCGATTACCCGTCAAATTGATCCTGATATGGTTATCAATATGAAACAGGCGGATCTGCTCCATATCAAGCTGCCCAGCGACGTATGGCAGCGGGCAAGAAAACTGTACTTGTATGATAACCAGCCAGCAAGACCTTGA
- a CDS encoding ABC transporter permease produces the protein MVDLAISTVAQGLMWSILAIGVFLSFRVLDVPDMTCEGSFPLGGAIAASMIAAGVSPWAGLAAGALGGLIAGVVTGVLYTKLKIPAILAGILTMIALYSINLHVMGKANISLLRADTVFSTTSEMLHISMSAAAFVVPLIMMAVIIGFIYWFFGTELGMCIRATGFNPQMVRAQGVNTDTMTIIGLFISNALIGLCGAVVAQNNGFADVGMGIGTIVIGLASVIIGEVILGADSFSASLAAVVLGSVLYRVVIAGVLYLGMPPNDLKLFTAIIVMLALAAPMIKDKVNMGKAG, from the coding sequence ATGGTAGATTTAGCAATATCCACAGTGGCACAAGGGCTCATGTGGTCAATTCTGGCAATCGGTGTATTTCTTTCCTTCAGGGTGCTTGATGTGCCTGATATGACTTGCGAAGGCAGTTTCCCTTTGGGCGGAGCCATTGCGGCTTCAATGATTGCAGCAGGTGTTTCACCCTGGGCCGGACTGGCCGCAGGTGCATTGGGCGGACTCATCGCAGGTGTTGTTACCGGCGTTCTTTACACGAAGCTTAAGATTCCTGCCATTCTGGCCGGGATCCTGACAATGATTGCTTTATATTCCATTAACCTTCACGTGATGGGGAAAGCAAATATTTCGCTGCTCCGTGCCGATACGGTATTCTCGACAACCTCTGAAATGCTTCACATCAGCATGTCTGCAGCTGCTTTTGTTGTCCCGCTTATTATGATGGCCGTGATTATCGGTTTTATTTACTGGTTCTTCGGAACAGAACTTGGCATGTGCATTCGTGCTACAGGTTTTAATCCGCAGATGGTTCGTGCACAGGGCGTCAATACGGACACGATGACAATCATCGGATTATTCATCAGCAACGCGCTCATCGGACTCTGCGGTGCAGTTGTTGCGCAGAATAATGGATTCGCTGATGTCGGGATGGGGATTGGTACAATCGTTATAGGCCTTGCATCCGTTATCATCGGCGAAGTTATTTTAGGCGCTGACAGCTTCTCTGCTTCACTTGCTGCTGTCGTTCTGGGGTCCGTTCTTTACAGAGTAGTTATTGCAGGTGTACTCTACCTTGGAATGCCGCCAAATGATTTGAAACTGTTTACTGCGATTATTGTCATGCTGGCACTTGCAGCACCGATGATCAAAGATAAAGTGAATATGGGAAAGGCAGGCTGA
- a CDS encoding ABC transporter ATP-binding protein, whose protein sequence is MLNVSHISKTFFKGTINEKKALNDLSLTLNDGDFCTVIGGNGAGKSTLLNSIAGAYLPDSGTIEINGKDVTKMSEYKRAKFIGRVFQDPLKGTAAGMQVEENLLLASRRGESRRLRWAFSAGDHDKYKAMVARLDLGLEDRLSTRIGLLSGGQRQALTLLMATIKRPEVLLLDEPTAALDPKTAAKVLKITDEIVHEQHLTTLMITHNMKDALKYGNRLIMMNNGSIIADYSEDEKKNLTIDDLLKKFEETADAVSDRIVLG, encoded by the coding sequence ATGTTAAACGTTTCTCATATTAGCAAGACCTTTTTTAAGGGAACCATTAACGAGAAGAAAGCTTTGAACGATCTTTCTCTGACACTCAATGACGGGGATTTCTGTACTGTCATTGGAGGCAACGGAGCCGGCAAGAGCACGCTCCTGAACTCTATTGCAGGTGCGTATCTTCCAGATTCGGGAACCATTGAAATCAATGGCAAAGATGTCACGAAAATGAGTGAATATAAAAGGGCCAAGTTCATCGGCCGCGTATTCCAGGATCCGCTGAAAGGAACAGCGGCAGGAATGCAGGTGGAAGAAAATCTTCTGCTGGCATCCAGGCGAGGGGAAAGCCGCCGTCTGCGCTGGGCATTCTCTGCGGGTGATCATGACAAGTACAAGGCAATGGTAGCCCGGCTTGATCTGGGACTGGAAGATCGTCTCTCTACGCGCATCGGACTGCTTTCAGGCGGGCAAAGACAGGCACTGACACTTCTCATGGCTACGATTAAAAGGCCGGAAGTACTGCTTCTTGATGAGCCGACCGCCGCACTTGACCCGAAAACAGCAGCGAAGGTTTTGAAAATTACGGATGAAATCGTGCATGAACAGCACTTAACGACCTTGATGATCACTCATAATATGAAAGATGCCCTGAAGTATGGCAACAGGCTTATCATGATGAACAATGGCAGTATTATTGCGGATTATTCTGAAGATGAGAAGAAAAATCTGACCATTGATGATCTTCTCAAGAAGTTTGAGGAAACGGCAGATGCTGTAAGCGATCGTATCGTTTTAGGCTGA